Proteins from a single region of Syngnathus typhle isolate RoL2023-S1 ecotype Sweden linkage group LG10, RoL_Styp_1.0, whole genome shotgun sequence:
- the rnf19a gene encoding E3 ubiquitin-protein ligase RNF19A, with protein sequence MSLAKHHQFGSGIGGVMGSDRDLQSTASSISISSVKKAPKKRRLSLASLFRWRGREAKSVRRKSRELQNPGPGGLTGVDGIASIENIHSEMCSEKTSAFFTVAGTEAPSAAYVAASTSSASGPCVTASTPSSPKTESGMETELLECPLCLLQRSRESFPDIMTCHHRSCVDCLRQYLRIEISESRVNISCPECSERFNPHDICLILGDRSLMEKYEEFMLRRWLVADPDCRWCPAPDCGYAVIAFGCASCPKITCGRESCGTEFCYLCKQLWHPNQTCDAARQQRVQSLRLRTVRSSSLSSSQESAATADDIKPCPRCAAYIIKMNDGSCNHMTCAVCGCEFCWLCMKEISDLHYLSPSGCTFWGKKPWSRKKKILWQLGTLVGAPVGIALIAGIAIPAMVIGIPVYVGRKIHNRYEGKDITKHKRNLVIAGGVTLSVIVSPVVAAVTVGIGVPIMLAYVYGVVPISLCRSGGCGVSTGNGKGVRIEFDDENEMNVATGTAATDSTSVADTRNNPSISEGSVGGLTGSLSASGSQMDRLGAMRDNLSETASTTALAGASITGSLSGSAMVHYLSRLEVQADVQKDHCSLSGESGTVSSLSAVSDNASTKAMAGSILNAHIPLERDGNSMEVQVDIESKPAKLRNHSGSSSVDDSSHIGHCCSNCPSNDGSTSEGQGAAAKCLSSTNSGVKKSNCKLHKKGNRGTKMNEPKEDLDAQVLGQRSPNSLECDSPSLSGSLASVSDSHSSHFSELSCCDRESMKTSCSHGSGGGDYHARFAAISPLPEVENDRLETCPASRTPPLVPRSPTSSPARAAELCSLRFIAEDNVTVCPTEWDSQRNTVQLTKESNNNQLPLQHTNQTQHKNPCKQTDI encoded by the exons ATGAGCTTAGCTAAGCACCATCAGTTTGGCAGTGGTATTGGCGGGGTCATGGGCTCTGACAGGGATCTGCAATCCACCGCCTCTTCCATTTCCATTTCCTCTGTGAAGAAAGCTCCCAAGAAAAGGCGCCTATCCCTGGCTTCTCTGTTTAGATGGCGAGGGCGGGAGGCCAAATCAGTACGCCGAAAATCTCGTGAGCTGCAAAACCCCGGGCCGGGTGGGCTCACAGGTGTAGATGGCATCGCTAGCATTGAGAACATCCACTCCGAGATGTGTAGCGAAAAGACCTCTGCCTTCTTCACTGTGGCTGGGACCGAAGCTCCCTCTGCCGCTTATGTTGCTGCCTCCACCTCATCTGCCTCGGGACCTTGCGTAACTGCCTCCACCCCGTCTTCTCCCAAGACGGAGAGTGGAATGGAGACGGAGCTTTTGGAGTGCCCCCTCTGCCTTCTGCAACGCTCGAGGGAGAGTTTCCCAGACATCATGACTTGTCACCACCGCTCTTGCGTTGACTGCCTTCGGCAGTACCTGCGCATTGAAATCTCAGAGTCGCGTGTCAACATTAGTTGCCCCGAGTGCTCGGAGCGTTTCAATCCACATGACATCTGCCTGATTCTCGGCGACCGGAGTCTGATGGAGAAATATGAAGAGTTCATGCTCAGAAGGTGGTTGGTGGCTGACCCTGACTGCCGTTGGTGTCCGGCGCCCGATTGTGG GTATGCGGTGATTGCCTTTGGTTGTGCTAGCTGCCCCAAAATCACCTGCGGGAGGGAGAGTTGTGGTACAGAGTTCTGTTACCTCTGTAAGCAGTTGTGGCACCCCAACCAAACCTGTGACGCAGCACGACAGCAGAGAGTCCAAAGTCTTCGCCTCCGGACGGTTCGCTCGTCATCCCTCAGCTCCAGCCAAGAGAGCGCGGCCACAG CCGATGACATCAAGCCATGCCCACGCTGCGCTGCTTATATTATCAAAATGAATGATGGCAGCTGTAACCACATGACCTGTGCTGTCTGTGGCTGTGAGTTCTGCTGGCTTTGCATGAAAGAGATCTCAGACCTACATTACTTGAG TCCATCAGGTTGTACCTTTTGGGGGAAGAAACCATGGAGTAGAAAGAAGAAGATTCTTTGGCAGTTGGGAACACTGGTTGGTGCCCCTGTTGGTATTGCGCTGATCGCTGGTATAGCGATCCCTGCTATGGTTATTGGCATCCCTGTTTATGTGGGAAGAAAG ATTCATAATCGCTATGAAGGTAAAGATATCACCAAACACAAAAGGAATCTCGTGATTGCAGGAGGCGTGACACTTTCTGTCATTGTGTCTCCAGTGGTTGCAGCAGTCACTGTCG GCATCGGAGTTCCCATTATGCTTGCTTATGTTTACGGCGTGGTGCCCATCTCTTTGTGCCGGAGCGGGGGCTGTGGCGTCTCCACGGGCAATGGAAAAGGCGTTCGGATAGAATTTGATGATGAGAATGAGATGAATGTTGCCACTGGAACAGCAGCAACTG ATTCCACATCTGTGGCAGACACTAGAAACAATCCCAGCATCAGCGAAGGCAGTGTTGGGGGTCTGACAGGCAGTTTGAGTGCCAGTGGCAGCCAAATGGACCGACTTGGGGCCATGAGGGACAACCTGAGTGAAACGGCATCCACCACAGCCCTCGCCGGAGCCAGCATCACTGGCAGCCTCTCGGGCAGCGCCATGGTCCACTACTTAAGCAG GTTGGAAGTGCAAGCTGATGTGCAAAAGGACCATTGCAGTCTCAGTGGTGAATCTGGCACTGTCAGCAGCCTCAGTGCAGTCAGCGACAATGCAAGCACTAAAGCGATGGCTGGCTCTATTCTAAATGCTCACATTCCACTTGAAAG GGATGGGAACAGTATGGAAGTCCAAGTGGACATTGAATCCAAACCTGCCAAGCTGCGCAAccacagcggcagcagcagtgtGGACGACAGCAGCCACATTGGCCACTGTTGCTCAAACTGCCCATCTAACGACGGCTCGACCTCGGAGGGCCAAGGAGCAGCCGCCAAATGCCTTTCCTCGACCAACTCGGGAGTCAAAAAGAGCAACTGCAAACTGCACAAGAAGGGGAACAGAGGCACAAAGATGAACGAGCCAAAGGAGGACTTGGATGCTCAGGTTTTGGGGCAGCGTAGCCCTAACTCTTTAGAGTGTGACTCTCCTTCTCTGAGCGGCAGTCTAGCCTCCGTTTCGGACTCCCACTCCAGCCACTTCTCCGAATTGAGCTGTTGTGATCGGGAGAGCATGAAAACGTCGTGTAGCCACGGCTCTGGCGGCGGCGACTACCACGCACGTTTCGCCGCCATCAGCCCCTTGCCCGAGGTGGAGAACGACAGGCTGGAGACTTGCCCTGCTTCACGGACTCCGCCCCTGGTTCCCCGCTCGCCTACCTCCTCGCCGGCTCGTGCTGCAGAGCTCTGCTCCCTCCGCTTCATCGCAGAGGACAACGTCACGGTGTGCCCCACCGAGTGGGACTCTCAGAGAAACACTGTGCAGCTAACAAAAGAAAGCAACAACAATCAGCTCCCACTACAACATACCAATCAAACCCAGCACAAGAATCCATGTAAGCAGACGGACATATAA